The sequence ataaaattaacaagcaattggtggcaaaagtaaaaatgttaggaaattttgtctttcctctatctATGCCATCAATCGAAAATTGTGCAATGATTACCAATCATATTGATGAATGCAAGTTATGGCATTTGAGGTACGGGCATCTCAACTATAGATCCttgaaggttctaaaatcaaagaacatggtaATTTTTCTTCCCAATATCAGCGGTGGAGATAaaatatgtgaaggttgtattcttggaAAGTTCCATAGATTTCCATTTACAAACaaatcgtggagagcaagaaggcccctcgaattggtgcacgctgatatctgcggtccgacaagaacaacttcactcaacaacaaaagatattttctcctattcgtggatgattatactaggatgatgtgggtgtatattctcgagcaaaaatctgaggcattcactaaattcctgGAGTTCAAGGCGTTGGAagagaagcaaagtggccatcaattAAAAGTATTCCGTACAGActgtggtggagaatttacttcaaatGAGTtcatcaactactgcaaagaaaatggaattaaGAAGGAGCTCACCGTacgatacactccacaacaaaacggcgtcgCGGAAAGAAAAAAATCGTACAATCGTAGAAATGGCTCGTAGCATGTTAAATGCAAGGAAGATACCAAACTCCTACTGGGCAGAAGCTGTCAACACGCCAGTATACATCCTTAATCGTTCGCCAACAAAAGCAGTTATCAACAAAACTCCTTATGAAgcttggcataagaaaaagcccgaggtaacttctttcagaataTTTGGTTGCGTAGCATACTCACATGTTCCATCCCAAcaaagagaaaagtttgataaaaaaggagaaaagctaataTTCATCGGATACAGCGAAGAGTCTAAAGCATATAGACTTCTAAATCCAGAAACAAAGAAACTGGTAATTTcaagagatgttatctttgatgaattcaaatctTGGGATTCGAATGATGAACCAGAAAACCATGAGTTTACACTACTCATTGAAGACGAGCCAGATCATCAACGTCAGGAAGAaagtactccaccagcaagcccgagatctcctagtccaacacaacaaagtccaagttcatcggAAGCAAGTGCCCCACCAAGAAAGGTGtgttccctaagagatatttatgatATATCTAATTGTGCGTTTATAGTACTAGAgcctcaaaaatatgaggaagcggcgaaggaagaaaaatggagacatgccatggacgaagaaatgcgagtaatcgaGAAAAACAAAACATGGGAGCTTGTTAATCAGCCAAGTGACAAAGAGAtcattggtctgaaatgggtctacaagacaaagtACAACGAAGATGGTTCGATTCAAAAGCACAAGGAAAGGCTAgatgcaaaaggatattcccatcAACCAGGAATCGACTACAACGAGACATTCtccccagtcgctcgcatggaaacaatccggatggtgttagctttggcagctcaactaaaaatgaaggtctaccaattggacgtaaaaaacggagaacttgaagaagaggtgtacgttgaaaaacctcaaggatatgtccgaaaaggaaaagaaaacatggtttatcgtctccgcaaagcactatatggcctcaagcaagcaccgcgtgcatgaaacagcaaaatcgacaagtatttccgagataatggattcgaaaagagtccaagtgagccatcctTCTACATAAGAAAACAAGGTACGGATTTCCTAATCGTCTgtctctatgttgatgatttaatttacgccagcacaaaacaagacatggcagaaaaatttaagaaggagatgatgaaagaatatgagatgacagacttaggacttatgcgatattttcttgggattcaagtaaaacaatctccggaagaaatatttatttcccaagaaaaatatgcagaagacttactgaaaaggttcaacatgatggatggcaaaccaattgcaactccaatgggtaccgATGAGAAgttggtaaaaaatgatggatcgacaaaagttgatccaaccttattcagaagtctagtcggctcactgatctacttaacaaatacaaggccagacatcgtcaatgcaaccagcattgtttctcggtttatgagcgagccaagcaaaTTACACTATGCCGCCGCAAAGAGAATTCTCCGATACGTCAAGGGAACAAaggattttggcatcaagtatacaagagaaaaagataatgatttaattggcttcacagatagcgattgggcaggttctattgatGACCGAAAGAGaacatcaggctatgttttctgtatgggcacaaaagttatctcttggagttctaaaaagcaaagcacggtggcattatcgtcagccgaagcagagtacatagcatcaacaagtgcagcatgtgaagcagtatggttgagaagaataatgaccgacctacaacaaaggcaaaagcagccgacgactatctactgtgacaatatgtctacaattgcaatgaaAAAAAATCCAGTCTTCCACGGAAGGACGAAGCACATAGAGCTACGACACCACTTCATCAGAGATCTAGTAGAAGACAAGGAAATCGAGCTCAACATCAAAAATTAAAAGGGGGTGTTGAAGATAATAGGTagataaattcaatcattttagagaCAAACTCAACATCAAAAATTAAAAGGGGGTGTTGAAGATAATAGGTAATTTGTGATTTGGTATAGAATGATCTAGACACGTTTAATGGGTCAAAGAATCTAACCTTCTACTACACTTGGTAAAGCCCAGTACTATCCAGGACTAACGGGCATTGTCACTACACCATATTCAAGTTTTTGTAATGAAAAGAAAGTGTTAGGGAAAAATAAAAGCTAATTTCCCTAACTAAGAAAAATGGTTACCCATATGTAGTTATATAATGTGTTAGCATTTTATCTAACTCTTTTAGTCCATTAGGGAAATTAAATAAGATAACACTTCATCTTCATTACAATAAACATCCTAACTGTTGACATTTTACACTTTATATTTACTTTCTAATGTAGAAATTGTGTTATAATCTTTACTAACTGTTTCTATAATTATTTAAATGACCACTAAACAACGGACATGTGTCTTTTGGTTTCACAGTTGCAACACTATATTTTCCGTTGCAAAACACCTTCAGATGACCTGAACCGGCAACTTGGCAGTTTCAGGTGACCGACACCTAAAAGTTTCCGGTCAACTGAAACATTTCCGACAACCCATTCATCAATAATAGAAGTCACTAAATAAAATGATTGAACACTGGAAAAATATATAACTTATTATTATGTAAACATAATCGTATACAAGGAGCGCCAGAGATTACATTGAAGAAGCTATGCACAAATTACAGGCTTTtagttgttcaaaaaaaaaagtgcttGCTCCTCAAAATTAAAGCAACAATAGATACTCAAGAAGTTTTCGTTCCTGCACAAACTCCTTATGGTACTGAATTGTTGTTGGCAGGATGTTGGTGTTCTTGTTGCTTCCCCATAACTTGCAGAATAACCTGTAACAAAAAACAAACAGTTGGTTAACTTGCGCACATGACATTCAGCAAAACCATTTAACAAGAACAATGCTGGTCTTGATAGGTGTGGATGTTAAAACTTAAGGCCATAACCATCAAACACTACCAGTCTCGATATTTTTAAATGACACAACATACCTCTTTAGGCTCATAACTGCTGGAGCAGCTCCATTTCTGCCTGCAAAAATCAAACAATGACTATTAATGAAGAAACGAAATATAAAATAAACTCGAAACAATCAAGAGAGTGTTATATGCAGACCCGCACTTATATGTTTCACCAGGATACACTTTACTACAGTTCCATCAACAAATGTCGTTACAACAGCTAGGATGACAGGCAAAAGTAAATCCTGCACATAATAAGAGGTGGGTGTTAAGTTAGACAATGACATGTGTTAGAAAGAGACATTCCACAGCATGAGATTCATTAAACATCACTTGAACACAACTCAAAGAGGCCAAAAACCTTAAGCATGTATATTAGTGCAACACATTGTAAAGCTAAAATATCCAAAATACAGTACCGGCAAGAAAACTAAAGAATGCTGGTATTGTAAAGCTATCTCATCTTGGTAAATGCATAACCACATACAATCTCATTATTCAGTATTGACTTCAGAAATCTCTATAAAATGCAAAATAACAAAAAAGGCACCAAAACTCTACTTCATACCGACAGATTATGCTGACTAATAACAAGCACGAAAGTTTCTATAATCTTCAGTTGACTGGCTAACCAGCGTATGTATATTATCCTCAAGATAATTTTGCAAATACATATAACAATGGAAAATCACACAGAAGAAACTGGATTATACCCAACAGGTGAACGTATTATGGACATTCTGGTTTATTAGAAATAGCTGGACTAAATGGATTTACCTGCAAACACGAATATGTGGAACGAGACGCCAtttattcctccaaaatgttgAAACAATACCAACCAACACCAACCTAATTTAAAAATTAAGTTCTTATCATTCATGGCACTACTTCATCACAGATTAATGGGCTAAAACTAAAAGACTACAGTGACATAACCCAACTATCCATGACAATAACGCATCACAAAAGAGAGAAGTCCCAAGCCATAACCTGAGCACACCCTTCCAATTCCAAGTGACACAACTCCCTGtgataaataaaaatcatataacACTGACTTGAGATGATATAAAAACCTTAGAGATGTAGATAGCAAACCATCCTCCAATGCCAGAAACAGCTGACACCAACAT comes from Papaver somniferum cultivar HN1 chromosome 7, ASM357369v1, whole genome shotgun sequence and encodes:
- the LOC113293752 gene encoding uncharacterized protein LOC113293752 isoform X2, encoding MLVSAVSGIGGWFAIYISKDLLLPVILAVVTTFVDGTVVKCILVKHISRNGAAPAVMSLKRLFCKLWGSNKNTNILPTTIQYHKEFVQERKLLEYLLLL
- the LOC113293752 gene encoding uncharacterized protein LOC113293752 isoform X1, which codes for MLVSAVSGIGGWFAIYISKDLLLPVILAVVTTFVDGTVVKCILVKHISAGRNGAAPAVMSLKRLFCKLWGSNKNTNILPTTIQYHKEFVQERKLLEYLLLL
- the LOC113293752 gene encoding uncharacterized protein LOC113293752 isoform X5; protein product: MNDKNLIFKLGWCWLVLFQHFGGINGVSFHIFVFAGRNGAAPAVMSLKRLFCKLWGSNKNTNILPTTIQYHKEFVQERKLLEYLLLL
- the LOC113293752 gene encoding uncharacterized protein LOC113293752 isoform X4, encoding MASRSTYSCLQDLLLPVILAVVTTFVDGTVVKCILVKHISRNGAAPAVMSLKRLFCKLWGSNKNTNILPTTIQYHKEFVQERKLLEYLLLL
- the LOC113293752 gene encoding uncharacterized protein LOC113293752 isoform X3, which translates into the protein MASRSTYSCLQDLLLPVILAVVTTFVDGTVVKCILVKHISAGRNGAAPAVMSLKRLFCKLWGSNKNTNILPTTIQYHKEFVQERKLLEYLLLL